A window of the Ardenticatenales bacterium genome harbors these coding sequences:
- a CDS encoding CHAT domain-containing protein codes for MNLMPKYALFALILLITRLANSPALANHLPRTQSAPVEQCALGMVFFTAGQRTTAKQQLETGFAGLQETDNPDPNIFGQCALFLGHLRFSIGNLDAAVAAYNVALTQFETIGDDQLRWTALFGIGSILMQQMRLEEAQNTLTTAFELARDSRQVWVPADIQFLARVISLNNLAVVGSGLAVQDEACAEDLHCGPFEEVMKQFKSVLTELQSMTVAVTPNDAQDQPGLLSLLQNGTITVPLNQGMQMVVLISIGEAYRSQEMYAEAYESYDQAQLLAERALEDTGIARNISQQFGLITNALALKGEGLALQAEGDLDTALTCLREAETLLRQGNKRLLLALVLADIGDLLQARHEPDESFAAFAEAFDLLAEMRLVTNQQANFVPVDSGAQMTPFLLTDSLTQVVDLYKHVTNLYYEAGRYEEAFYTAERGRARVFLDMMRVKAPEILDDQGNNLLVREQEAYILRQLAEDDLTLAQLLDLDGLTKVAMQRELTGAEAAYAEIVKQIQARGESTNMFFTGEDEHVLTVPEIQARLDSETTLVSYFLYTDLNKQDHFYAFVITREAFTTIPLPITRDELENTIFNFRSFRKLDAPPHTEELRRLYDTLISPFVDELNTPYLLIVPHDVLHYVPFTALSDRELFLGEQFIVTILPSASTLASLPAARETTLPPLLLGDPRNQLEFGDEEVEAIAELYATIPFTRSAATEGLVWRQAGQSGILHIAAHGTFDNQAPMESRLFLAPEGDFDGDLHVYEMYGLDLKQTNLVVFTACQLDLEKGVGAGDDVVAMNRALLYAGTPSAITSLWNVDDETTTLLMTSFYAHLQAGLGKAVALQQAQIDLRAQYPQYAHPYYWAGFVFMGDAGKTNTSLPGTPPPISTVTPTEFPTPTLLATAMSTATPTPLPLSTTISTATAPIAAPTGQPKSENSGGGGLCNSVIGPVGLVLLFGLRKIRRRT; via the coding sequence ATGAATCTGATGCCCAAATATGCTTTATTCGCTTTGATTTTGCTCATTACCCGGTTGGCAAACTCGCCGGCTTTGGCTAACCACCTGCCGCGTACACAATCAGCACCGGTTGAACAGTGCGCCCTTGGCATGGTGTTTTTCACGGCCGGTCAGCGCACGACAGCAAAGCAGCAGCTAGAAACAGGATTTGCTGGCTTACAGGAGACGGATAATCCTGACCCGAATATTTTCGGACAGTGTGCGCTTTTCTTGGGCCATTTACGCTTTAGTATCGGCAACCTGGACGCGGCAGTGGCGGCATACAATGTGGCGCTAACGCAGTTTGAAACAATCGGCGACGATCAATTGCGTTGGACGGCTCTGTTTGGCATCGGCTCTATATTGATGCAGCAAATGCGCCTCGAAGAGGCCCAAAACACGCTGACCACAGCCTTCGAACTCGCTCGTGATTCCAGGCAAGTTTGGGTTCCCGCGGACATTCAGTTCCTGGCTAGAGTTATTTCATTGAATAACCTGGCCGTCGTTGGATCTGGGCTTGCGGTACAGGATGAAGCGTGCGCGGAGGACCTACATTGCGGGCCTTTTGAAGAAGTTATGAAGCAGTTCAAATCAGTTTTGACAGAACTCCAAAGTATGACGGTTGCTGTTACTCCTAATGATGCGCAGGATCAGCCGGGACTATTATCGCTGCTGCAAAACGGGACCATCACTGTCCCGCTCAACCAGGGTATGCAAATGGTCGTCCTGATAAGTATTGGGGAGGCATATCGTTCGCAAGAAATGTATGCCGAGGCCTATGAGTCGTATGACCAGGCGCAATTGCTCGCGGAACGTGCCTTGGAAGATACGGGAATTGCCCGCAATATCAGCCAACAATTCGGCCTTATTACCAACGCGCTTGCGCTGAAGGGGGAAGGGCTGGCATTGCAGGCGGAAGGCGATTTGGACACGGCGCTTACCTGCTTACGGGAGGCGGAAACTTTACTGCGGCAGGGAAACAAACGGCTTCTATTGGCGCTTGTTTTGGCGGACATTGGCGACCTGTTGCAGGCGCGTCACGAGCCAGATGAATCGTTTGCTGCCTTTGCAGAAGCGTTTGATCTGCTGGCGGAGATGCGCCTTGTCACCAATCAGCAGGCGAATTTCGTGCCTGTTGATAGCGGCGCGCAAATGACGCCGTTTCTTTTGACGGATTCCCTCACGCAAGTGGTTGACTTGTACAAGCACGTTACCAACCTGTACTATGAAGCAGGGCGATATGAGGAGGCTTTTTATACGGCGGAACGAGGGCGCGCGCGCGTGTTTCTGGACATGATGCGCGTGAAAGCCCCCGAGATATTGGACGATCAGGGAAACAATTTGCTTGTACGCGAACAAGAAGCGTATATTCTGCGACAATTGGCGGAGGACGACCTGACTCTGGCGCAGCTTTTGGATCTGGATGGTCTGACAAAAGTTGCTATGCAACGGGAATTAACCGGCGCTGAAGCGGCGTATGCCGAGATTGTCAAACAAATTCAAGCGCGCGGGGAATCCACTAACATGTTCTTTACCGGGGAGGATGAACATGTCCTTACGGTGCCAGAGATACAGGCGCGGCTTGATTCAGAAACAACATTGGTTTCGTACTTTCTCTACACCGACTTAAACAAACAAGACCATTTTTACGCCTTCGTTATCACCCGGGAAGCGTTTACAACCATTCCGTTACCCATTACGCGCGACGAATTGGAGAACACTATCTTCAACTTTCGCTCTTTTCGCAAGCTGGATGCGCCCCCCCATACGGAGGAGTTGCGACGCTTATATGATACCCTTATCAGCCCCTTTGTTGATGAATTAAACACCCCCTATTTGCTGATTGTTCCACATGACGTTCTGCACTATGTGCCATTTACAGCTTTGAGCGATAGGGAACTATTCTTGGGTGAGCAATTTATTGTGACGATTTTGCCCTCCGCCAGCACGCTGGCTTCCTTGCCGGCAGCGCGAGAAACGACTTTGCCGCCACTTCTCCTGGGAGACCCGCGTAACCAACTTGAGTTTGGCGATGAAGAAGTAGAGGCGATAGCCGAATTGTATGCAACTATCCCCTTTACCCGGTCCGCGGCAACGGAAGGGCTTGTCTGGAGGCAGGCCGGTCAGAGCGGTATTTTGCACATTGCCGCCCACGGCACGTTTGATAATCAGGCTCCGATGGAAAGTCGGTTATTTTTGGCTCCTGAGGGTGATTTTGATGGCGACTTGCACGTTTACGAGATGTACGGCCTTGATCTGAAGCAAACGAACCTGGTCGTTTTTACAGCGTGTCAATTGGATCTGGAAAAGGGTGTCGGCGCCGGGGATGATGTGGTGGCCATGAATCGCGCTTTGCTTTATGCCGGCACGCCCTCCGCCATAACCAGCCTTTGGAATGTAGATGACGAAACAACGACCTTACTGATGACGTCCTTTTATGCCCATTTGCAGGCGGGTCTGGGTAAGGCTGTTGCCTTACAGCAGGCGCAAATTGATTTACGCGCGCAGTATCCGCAATATGCACACCCTTACTATTGGGCAGGGTTTGTTTTTATGGGAGATGCCGGCAAAACAAATACTTCCCTACCAGGCACCCCGCCCCCCATCTCGACCGTCACGCCCACGGAGTTTCCAACGCCGACGTTGCTGGCTACGGCCATGTCCACGGCGACGCCAACGCCGCTGCCGTTGAGTACGACAATATCCACAGCGACAGCGCCCATAGCCGCACCAACCGGTCAACCCAAAAGTGAAAATTCAGGTGGCGGCGGTCTTTGTAACAGTGTGATAGGCCCTGTTGGATTAGTCCTGCTATTTGGTCTGCGAAAGATACGTCGGCGGACTTGA
- a CDS encoding ABC transporter ATP-binding protein: MTRRLGIYSRLLNYLRPYWKQVLLAYGGMLSATLLNLFVPQIIKDAIDRGVNAGISRPLFIAGSIILAIALVRAIAGFCELFFGEWLTHRVAYDLRNQYYDRVQNLPFAFHDQSHTGDLMSRATSDIGETERFVGVGLMGLFSTTLMLIGVIIAMFLESGQLALLALLPMPILIYATLRFGHIVRGMSKTVQAQVGTISKTMQESLTGIRVVKAFAREPYELQKFDKENGQWFSDRYSLILQWANHWPFFTFLVAASIFLLLWFGGPRALAGDITVGTLFALISYVLMLNGPVQRLGFLVNLAASAGASASRVFEIVDTPNEVGDRPDAATLTQVQGAVTFDRVSFGYRDDQRILHEVSFHAAPGQTIALIGPTGSGKSTITNLIPRFYEPSHGRILVDDHDVRHITAHSLRQHIGIVLQEPFLFSQSIAENIAYGKPHASPEEIVAAARAARAHDFISEFPEGYDTRVGERGVTVSGGQKQRIAIARALLADPRILILDDSTSSVDTETEHLIQQALNTLMEDRTTFIIAQRLLTLKNADCILVLDGGRIVQRGTHDELLRQEGLYREIYDLQLRDQEAFVALQGRMAMMASSEQQSIGREGNV, from the coding sequence ATGACCAGACGACTTGGCATTTACAGCCGCTTGCTCAATTATCTTCGCCCTTACTGGAAACAGGTGCTGCTGGCCTATGGCGGAATGCTCTCGGCTACGCTGCTGAATCTGTTCGTACCGCAAATTATCAAAGACGCGATTGACCGGGGGGTGAATGCCGGCATTTCTCGTCCCCTCTTCATTGCCGGCAGCATCATCCTGGCCATCGCCCTCGTGCGCGCCATCGCCGGCTTCTGCGAACTCTTCTTCGGCGAATGGCTCACCCACCGCGTCGCCTACGACCTGCGCAACCAATACTACGACCGCGTGCAAAACCTCCCCTTCGCCTTTCACGACCAATCCCACACCGGCGACCTCATGAGCCGCGCCACCAGCGACATCGGCGAAACCGAACGATTCGTCGGCGTCGGCCTCATGGGACTCTTCTCCACCACCCTCATGCTCATCGGCGTCATCATCGCCATGTTCCTCGAAAGCGGACAACTCGCCCTCCTCGCCCTCCTACCCATGCCCATCCTCATCTACGCCACCCTCCGTTTTGGCCATATCGTGCGCGGCATGTCCAAGACCGTCCAGGCCCAGGTAGGAACCATCTCCAAAACCATGCAAGAAAGCCTCACCGGCATTCGCGTCGTCAAAGCCTTTGCCCGCGAACCCTACGAACTGCAAAAATTCGACAAAGAAAACGGCCAATGGTTTTCTGATCGCTACAGCCTCATCCTGCAATGGGCCAACCACTGGCCCTTCTTCACCTTCCTCGTCGCCGCCAGCATCTTCCTCCTCCTCTGGTTCGGCGGCCCGCGCGCCCTGGCCGGCGACATCACCGTCGGCACGCTTTTTGCCCTCATCTCCTACGTCCTCATGCTCAACGGCCCCGTCCAGCGGCTTGGCTTTCTCGTCAACCTGGCGGCCTCCGCCGGCGCCAGCGCCTCCCGCGTCTTCGAGATTGTGGACACTCCCAACGAAGTCGGCGACCGACCCGACGCCGCCACGCTCACCCAGGTCCAGGGAGCCGTCACCTTTGATCGCGTCAGCTTCGGCTACCGTGACGACCAGCGCATTCTGCACGAGGTTTCCTTCCACGCCGCCCCCGGCCAGACCATCGCCCTCATTGGCCCCACCGGTTCCGGCAAATCCACCATCACCAACCTCATTCCCCGCTTCTACGAGCCAAGTCATGGGCGCATCCTCGTTGACGACCACGACGTGCGGCACATCACGGCGCACAGCCTGCGCCAGCACATCGGCATCGTGCTGCAAGAGCCGTTCCTCTTTAGCCAGAGCATCGCCGAGAACATCGCCTATGGCAAGCCGCACGCATCGCCGGAGGAGATTGTCGCCGCGGCACGGGCGGCGCGCGCCCATGATTTCATCAGTGAGTTCCCAGAGGGGTACGATACGCGCGTGGGCGAGCGTGGCGTCACCGTCAGCGGCGGTCAAAAGCAGCGCATCGCCATCGCCCGTGCCCTCCTCGCCGATCCGCGCATCCTTATTCTCGACGACTCCACCAGCAGCGTGGACACGGAGACGGAACACCTGATTCAGCAGGCGCTGAACACCCTCATGGAAGACCGCACCACATTCATCATTGCCCAACGCCTGCTCACGCTGAAAAATGCCGACTGCATTCTGGTGCTGGATGGCGGGCGCATTGTGCAGCGGGGCACGCACGACGAACTGCTGCGGCAGGAGGGGCTGTACCGCGAGATTTACGACCTGCAGCTACGCGACCAGGAAGCGTTTGTGGCGCTGCAAGGGCGCATGGCGATGATGGCGAGCAGCGAGCAGCAAAGTATAGGAAGGGAAGGAAATGTTTAG
- a CDS encoding CHAT domain-containing protein, which yields MTGKRYYRRFCVWLIIFAVGFMEMPASAHAAPITPHSTFQIPAPTENAPICPAPPQPETSPPPPLAETDSIVGLPTAGETFAPVPAFSPQLEALRAAAFLLGEGDRLQASDIDAARDKWLAAADAYTDAGDQLGVADAYLRLADSYQAAAIFDPVSLDLAITYYQQVIWAAADVYETLIQKDLTFDQDLLNEAESQYEQGVAAYDAGNCAAATPFFTQARQLYQQADFGSGEMRAIVGIVRCKIDNNDFLGAMLPLFDALTIVSKLPLGSSADERYLEGMDFYEQGRWDEAVTALEEAQAQYEAAGQQSEVAQVTQDLANVYASKGDFPQAQTLYQDALNLFLSIDDEYSLYNQAAAHHNLGNLAMQMGRYEEAIRQLTTAIELWQGIGEPAQEVDSRNSLGLTLREQGNYGLALRRLEEALALQQELPPDSGTEGDLLTNVGSVYYAQGRYEQAILLYQQALSLYQELPLRLKEAQALSNIASAYAGLGRYDEALALYDQVLAIAAASGVPRLTDITQMNIANVQTQRGDYQQALTIYLTILPHFMANGEDPAVASVEANIGAAYQRLGDWENAIAHLSVARSSADTSGNLSTIGDIRNNLGAVAVAAGDYANGEACLQQSLDIWQVSNNQVAAGRVLGNLALLSVGENDFSQSVTWAEEGIHLNVQNANQADLGRLWLALGLGHFGMGDAVSALADGRQVVRSGEESGDLALEMAGHVLVAGIYEINGDTPTAYAHAQTAVARLEALQGLITVAELKTMFFNQLVDAYTLAVELAVKQGLFEDAFHLAEQARARAFLDQVVNGQVNFRLRADSALLAEEQTLREQLAARRTQLITLRAQSGTDDNVEAIAAVTAEIEGLEENYTDLLLRLQLLSPETGSLFSVEAASLAEIQQNLLPDTTLVSYFVLSDSSLAFVLTADSFTSVSLPAGRQALLAQVETLRLTDFARLDETHLTSLRQLYDWLIAPLLPHLQTGRLIIVPHNVLHYVPFAALTDGERHLLDDYTLTSLPTAGILRFLVEKRKPEAGSLLAMGGPTSDEPGLGVLRSAPKEVETIATLFNSRPFLGAAATESEVVVHGGRNNILHLAAHGKYNAANPLFSTIYLAADDANDGRLTVQEIYELDLNSATNLVTLSACETQVGEFSAGDEVVALNRAFLYAGTPSVIASLWNVNDEATALLMERFYTHWRNGLSKAAALRQAQIDTRRQYPHPYYWAGFVLTGDGGDTIGVLPAATRTPELSVTASPALSMTTTPVATNPAADPEENAQTNAGNNGQYIALVFLIVAVVVIIWLGARRK from the coding sequence ATGACGGGCAAACGTTATTATCGTCGATTTTGTGTTTGGCTAATCATATTCGCGGTCGGTTTCATGGAGATGCCGGCATCAGCCCACGCCGCCCCCATCACGCCCCACAGCACCTTCCAGATTCCAGCACCCACGGAAAACGCGCCCATTTGCCCCGCTCCGCCCCAACCGGAAACCTCTCCTCCTCCCCCTCTCGCTGAAACCGATTCAATTGTCGGCCTACCCACCGCGGGAGAGACGTTTGCGCCTGTTCCTGCCTTTAGCCCCCAACTGGAAGCCCTGCGCGCAGCCGCTTTCTTGCTGGGCGAGGGTGATCGCCTCCAGGCAAGCGATATTGACGCGGCGCGAGATAAATGGTTGGCGGCAGCCGACGCCTACACGGACGCGGGGGACCAATTAGGCGTAGCCGATGCCTACCTGCGTCTGGCGGACTCTTACCAGGCAGCAGCCATTTTCGACCCGGTGAGCCTGGATCTGGCAATCACGTATTACCAGCAAGTGATATGGGCCGCCGCCGATGTATACGAAACCCTGATCCAAAAGGATCTGACGTTTGACCAGGATTTGTTAAATGAAGCAGAGAGTCAGTATGAACAAGGGGTGGCCGCATACGATGCCGGCAATTGCGCCGCCGCAACCCCATTTTTTACACAAGCTCGCCAGCTTTACCAACAAGCCGATTTTGGTTCTGGCGAAATGCGCGCGATCGTTGGCATTGTTCGTTGCAAGATTGATAACAATGACTTTCTCGGGGCGATGCTGCCGCTATTCGATGCGCTCACCATTGTCAGTAAACTCCCTCTCGGTAGTTCCGCTGATGAACGCTACCTGGAAGGAATGGACTTTTACGAACAAGGGCGTTGGGATGAAGCCGTCACCGCCTTAGAGGAAGCGCAAGCGCAATACGAGGCCGCCGGTCAACAGTCAGAAGTTGCCCAGGTAACCCAAGACCTGGCCAACGTTTATGCCAGTAAAGGAGATTTCCCTCAGGCGCAGACTCTGTACCAGGACGCCTTAAACCTGTTTTTGTCCATTGATGACGAATATAGCCTCTACAATCAGGCCGCCGCACACCATAATTTGGGCAACCTGGCCATGCAAATGGGGCGTTATGAGGAGGCAATTCGTCAACTGACGACGGCGATAGAATTATGGCAGGGTATTGGCGAGCCAGCGCAAGAAGTGGATTCGCGCAACAGTCTAGGGTTGACTTTGCGCGAACAGGGCAATTATGGCCTTGCATTGCGCCGCCTGGAAGAGGCGTTGGCGCTGCAACAGGAACTACCGCCTGATTCAGGAACGGAGGGGGATTTGTTGACCAATGTCGGCTCCGTTTACTATGCCCAGGGTAGGTATGAGCAGGCCATTCTCTTGTACCAACAGGCGCTTTCTTTGTACCAGGAACTTCCGCTGCGCCTGAAGGAAGCGCAGGCTCTTAGCAATATCGCCTCCGCATACGCCGGATTAGGGCGTTATGATGAGGCGTTAGCGTTGTATGACCAGGTTTTAGCCATTGCCGCTGCTTCTGGCGTTCCCCGCCTGACGGACATCACGCAAATGAATATCGCCAACGTCCAGACGCAACGGGGTGATTACCAACAAGCATTGACCATCTACCTGACTATTTTGCCCCATTTTATGGCTAATGGAGAGGACCCCGCCGTTGCCAGCGTGGAAGCCAATATCGGCGCCGCCTACCAGCGCCTCGGTGACTGGGAAAATGCCATTGCTCATTTGTCCGTGGCGCGAAGTTCTGCCGATACCAGTGGTAATCTCTCCACGATAGGAGATATTCGGAATAATCTTGGCGCTGTAGCCGTTGCCGCGGGCGATTACGCTAATGGGGAGGCTTGTCTACAACAGTCGCTGGACATCTGGCAAGTAAGCAACAACCAGGTTGCGGCCGGTCGCGTTTTGGGTAACCTGGCGTTGTTGTCTGTCGGGGAAAACGATTTCTCCCAATCCGTTACCTGGGCAGAAGAAGGCATCCACCTCAACGTCCAAAACGCCAATCAGGCTGACCTGGGTCGGCTCTGGCTTGCTCTTGGTCTCGGCCATTTCGGTATGGGTGATGCTGTTTCTGCCCTGGCGGATGGGCGGCAGGTCGTGCGGTCAGGCGAGGAAAGTGGGGATTTAGCTTTAGAAATGGCGGGACACGTTCTTGTTGCCGGCATTTACGAAATCAACGGCGATACGCCCACTGCCTACGCTCACGCGCAGACAGCCGTCGCCCGGTTGGAAGCGTTGCAGGGTTTGATCACCGTGGCGGAACTGAAGACAATGTTCTTTAACCAATTGGTGGACGCCTACACGCTGGCCGTGGAATTAGCCGTCAAACAAGGCCTATTTGAAGACGCCTTCCACCTGGCGGAACAAGCCCGCGCCCGTGCTTTTCTCGATCAGGTAGTCAATGGACAGGTCAATTTTCGCCTGAGAGCAGATTCGGCTTTGTTAGCCGAAGAGCAAACACTGCGCGAACAACTGGCGGCTCGTCGTACCCAGCTGATAACCCTGCGTGCGCAATCTGGCACTGATGACAATGTGGAAGCAATTGCGGCGGTAACGGCGGAAATCGAAGGGTTAGAGGAAAATTACACAGACTTATTGCTGCGGTTGCAATTACTCAGTCCAGAAACCGGCTCTCTGTTCTCCGTAGAAGCTGCTTCGTTGGCTGAAATACAACAAAACCTGCTCCCTGACACCACGTTAGTTTCCTATTTTGTGCTTTCGGACAGCAGCCTGGCATTTGTACTTACAGCGGACAGTTTCACGTCCGTTTCTTTACCTGCTGGTCGGCAGGCCTTACTCGCCCAGGTGGAAACGCTGCGCCTGACGGATTTCGCCCGCCTGGACGAAACGCACTTGACTTCTCTTCGCCAGTTGTATGACTGGCTCATTGCCCCTTTGCTTCCTCACTTACAGACCGGGCGCTTGATTATTGTGCCCCACAATGTCTTGCATTACGTTCCATTCGCCGCATTGACGGATGGAGAGCGTCATTTGCTTGACGATTATACCCTTACTTCGCTGCCCACTGCCGGCATTTTGCGCTTCCTGGTAGAAAAACGTAAACCAGAGGCGGGTTCTCTCCTGGCCATGGGTGGACCAACAAGCGACGAACCCGGACTCGGCGTGCTAAGATCTGCCCCCAAAGAAGTCGAGACGATTGCCACCTTGTTTAACAGCCGGCCCTTTCTCGGTGCGGCAGCTACTGAGAGCGAGGTGGTGGTTCACGGTGGGCGGAATAATATCCTACACCTGGCGGCGCACGGGAAATATAACGCCGCAAACCCTTTGTTTAGCACCATTTACCTGGCGGCGGATGATGCCAACGATGGCCGATTGACGGTGCAAGAAATTTACGAGTTGGATCTGAATTCGGCCACGAATCTGGTTACTTTAAGCGCCTGCGAGACGCAAGTGGGTGAATTTAGCGCGGGGGACGAGGTGGTGGCTTTGAATCGGGCTTTCTTATATGCCGGCACGCCATCCGTCATCGCCAGTCTCTGGAATGTCAATGATGAAGCCACCGCCCTGCTGATGGAGCGCTTTTACACGCATTGGCGGAATGGCCTGAGTAAGGCCGCCGCGCTACGACAGGCGCAAATAGATACGCGTCGCCAATATCCGCACCCCTACTACTGGGCCGGTTTTGTGTTGACGGGGGATGGGGGGGATACGATAGGGGTTTTGCCGGCAGCAACCAGAACACCTGAACTATCCGTAACCGCGTCGCCTGCCCTGTCCATGACGACAACGCCCGTTGCTACAAACCCGGCAGCAGACCCGGAAGAAAATGCGCAAACCAATGCCGGCAACAATGGACAATACATCGCCCTTGTCTTTCTCATAGTAGCCGTCGTCGTCATTATCTGGCTCGGCGCAAGACGGAAATAA
- a CDS encoding ABC transporter ATP-binding protein, with the protein MFRTRNTDDEERLRREARVKDLLPDERDEDILGKAYDSRLTARLLRYNLPYGRRWILALVLMMATALFSVAGPWLIGRAIDDGVRAGDWQQLRYWTLVFVMVALAEWITNRFRVAIMGYVGTRVVADIRSELFRHLHRLSLNFYNNYSVGRLMSRLLSDVDVLQDFITWSITGLVRAVFTLVGIIIAMLALNWKLALVAFAVLPLMIALTNYWRVRVRQVYRATRTRLSLINGYLNESITGIRVTKSFTREERNARYFDDLNHSYFDANVNASRLTAVFFPGVDFMGSFATALVIGVGGLLVIGSSLTAGTLIAFVLYVERFFEPVRELARRYNSFQSTMAASERMFRLLDTEPDLVDAVDAYEMPAISGHVQFDHVSFGYKEDEPILQDFNLTTQPGQRIALVGETGAGKSTVIRLLSRFFDVRDGAIRIDGHDIREVTAASLRTQLGIVLQDTFLFSGTILDNIRYGRLEATDAEAVTAAKAVGAHAFISRMPDGYDTEVGENGVNLSVGQRQLVSFARALLADPRILILDEATSSVDTTTEKVIEQALDRLMAGRTSFVIAHRLSTIVNADQIVVMDHGRIVELGTHEALLRRRGRYYNLYTMQWAAQTAEQPILAGANGQQH; encoded by the coding sequence ATGTTTAGGACAAGAAACACGGATGACGAAGAGCGACTGCGCCGCGAGGCGCGCGTCAAAGATTTGCTGCCCGATGAAAGAGACGAGGACATTCTGGGCAAGGCGTACGACAGCCGATTGACGGCCCGCCTCCTGCGCTACAACCTGCCCTACGGCCGGCGCTGGATTCTGGCGCTGGTCTTGATGATGGCGACCGCACTGTTTAGCGTCGCCGGGCCATGGCTCATTGGCCGCGCCATCGATGACGGCGTGCGCGCGGGGGATTGGCAGCAGTTGCGCTATTGGACATTGGTATTCGTGATGGTGGCTCTGGCGGAATGGATCACCAACCGTTTTCGCGTGGCAATAATGGGATACGTGGGGACGCGCGTGGTGGCGGACATTCGCAGTGAACTGTTCCGCCATCTGCACCGTCTGTCGTTGAACTTCTACAACAATTACAGCGTGGGCCGCCTCATGAGTCGCCTGCTCAGCGACGTGGACGTGCTGCAAGATTTCATCACCTGGTCGATTACGGGGTTGGTGCGAGCGGTGTTCACGCTGGTGGGCATCATCATCGCTATGCTGGCGCTCAACTGGAAGCTGGCGCTGGTGGCCTTTGCCGTCCTGCCCCTGATGATTGCCCTCACGAACTACTGGCGCGTGCGCGTGCGCCAGGTCTATCGCGCCACACGGACCCGGCTGTCATTGATTAACGGCTATCTCAACGAATCCATCACGGGGATTCGGGTGACGAAGAGCTTCACCCGCGAGGAACGCAACGCCCGCTATTTTGATGATCTCAACCACTCCTATTTTGACGCTAACGTGAACGCTTCCCGGCTCACGGCGGTTTTCTTCCCCGGCGTGGACTTCATGGGGTCTTTTGCCACGGCGTTGGTCATTGGCGTGGGTGGGCTGTTGGTCATTGGCAGCTCGCTTACGGCAGGCACGCTGATCGCGTTTGTGCTGTACGTGGAGCGGTTCTTTGAGCCGGTGCGTGAACTGGCGCGCCGCTACAACTCTTTTCAATCAACGATGGCCGCCAGCGAGCGCATGTTCCGTCTGTTGGATACGGAACCTGATCTGGTGGATGCGGTGGATGCTTATGAAATGCCGGCAATTTCCGGCCACGTCCAATTCGATCACGTCAGCTTTGGCTACAAAGAAGATGAACCCATCCTGCAAGACTTCAACCTGACCACGCAGCCGGGGCAGCGCATTGCCCTCGTGGGCGAGACAGGCGCGGGCAAAAGCACCGTCATCCGTCTCCTGTCCCGCTTTTTTGACGTGCGGGATGGGGCTATCCGCATTGATGGTCACGACATCCGGGAAGTCACTGCCGCCAGCCTGCGCACGCAGTTGGGCATTGTGCTGCAAGACACCTTCCTCTTCTCCGGCACGATCCTGGACAACATCCGCTATGGGCGGTTGGAGGCCACGGATGCGGAAGCCGTGACCGCGGCCAAAGCCGTAGGCGCGCACGCCTTCATCAGCCGCATGCCTGATGGCTACGATACGGAAGTCGGCGAGAACGGCGTCAATCTGAGCGTGGGGCAGCGGCAGCTTGTTTCCTTTGCGCGCGCGCTGTTGGCGGATCCGCGCATCCTCATTCTGGACGAGGCCACCAGCAGCGTGGACACGACCACGGAGAAGGTCATTGAGCAGGCACTAGATCGGCTGATGGCCGGGCGCACCAGCTTCGTCATTGCCCATCGCTTGAGCACCATTGTCAATGCGGACCAGATTGTGGTGATGGATCATGGTCGCATTGTGGAGTTGGGCACGCATGAGGCGTTGCTGCGGCGGCGCGGGCGCTACTACAACCTGTACACGATGCAGTGGGCGGCGCAGACCGCGGAACAACCCATTCTGGCGGGAGCGAACGGGCAACAACATTAG